The Musa acuminata AAA Group cultivar baxijiao chromosome BXJ2-2, Cavendish_Baxijiao_AAA, whole genome shotgun sequence genome has a segment encoding these proteins:
- the LOC103976719 gene encoding small ribosomal subunit protein uS9 — MATAAVESVQCFGRKKTAVAVAHCKGGRGLIKVNGVPIELVKPEILRLKAFEPILLLGRQRFMGVDIRIRVRGGGKTSQIYAIRQSIAKALVAYHQKYVDEQSKKEIKDILGRYDRTLLVADPRRCEPKKFGGRGARARFQKSYR, encoded by the coding sequence ATGGCGACGGCGGCGGTGGAGTCGGTTCAGTGCTTCGGAAGGAAGAAGACGGCTGTGGCGGTGGCGCACTGCAAGGGCGGCCGCGGGCTGATCAAGGTGAACGGCGTCCCGATCGAGCTGGTGAAGCCGGAGATCCTCCGCCTGAAGGCGTTCGAGCCCATCCTCCTCCTCGGGCGGCAGCGCTTCATGGGCGTCGACATCCGCATCCGCGTCCGGGGCGGCGGAAAGACCTCCCAGATCTACGCCATACGCCAGAGTATCGCCAAGGCCCTTGTAGCCTACCACCAGAAGTACGTTGACGAGCAGTCCAAGAAGGAGATTAAGGACATCCTCGGTCGCTACGATCGCACCCTCCTTGTAGCCGACCCCCGCCGATGCGAGCCCAAGAAGTTCGGTGGTCGCGGCGCACGCGCTCGGTTCCAGAAGTCGTACCGTTAG
- the LOC103976720 gene encoding universal stress protein PHOS34, translating into MACQRNVGMAVDFSACSKAALRWASDNFVRGGDRVVLLHVNSCFQNEQGMAHLWQRAGSPFIPLDEFADPLIGKQYGVTPDSETLEILRHMANQRGVEVVAKIYYGDPKALLCEAIDKIPLHCLVVGSRGLSKLKRALLGSVSSYVVSNSACPVTVVKQ; encoded by the exons ATGGCGTGCCAGAGGAACGTGGGGATGGCGGTGGACTTCTCTGCATGCAGCAAGGCGGCACTGAGATGGGCTTCAGACAACTTCGTGAGAGGAGGTGATCGGGTCGTCCTCCTCCATGTCAACTCCTGCTTCCAGAATGAGCAAGGAATGGCTCACCTGTGGCAGCGTGCTGGTTCAC CCTTTATTCCCTTGGATGAATTCGCAGATCCCCTTATCGGCAAGCAATACGGCGTCACACCCGACTCGGAAACGCTCGAGATCCTTCGCCACATGGCCAACCAGAGAGGG GTTGAAGTCGTCGCGAAGATATACTACGGTGACCCGAAGGCGTTGCTCTGCGAAGCCATCGACAAGATCCCACTGCACTGTCTCGTCGTCGGAAGCAGAGGACTCAGCAAGCTGAAACG GGCGCTCTTGGGGAGCGTAAGCAGCTATGTAGTGAGCAATTCTGCGTGCCCCGTGACTGTTGTCAAGCAGTAG